ATCACTACCGCGCAGTCCAGGGTCCGCATGCAGGCGCGCGAGTCAGCGATGAAATCGCCATAACCTGGAGTATCAACAATGTGAATAGAGTGGCCGTCCCATTCGCAGTGGTCAAGTGAAGAGCTTATTGATATCTTGCGCTTGATCTCCTCAGGCTCATAGTCCATTGTTGAGGTGCCGTCATCAACCCTCCCCAAACGATCGATCATTCCGGCATCGAAAAGGATTGCCTCAGAGAGGGAGGTTTTGCCGGCCCCCCCGTGTGCCACAATTCCCAGGTTACGGATCTTGCTCGTGTCGTACTTGGCCATCGGACTTTCTCCTTGCGTTTGGGATGTATACTGCAAAAACAGCTATTTGTTTCTTTCGTATAAGATCCTCAGCCCCTCCAACGTAAGAAATTCCTCGATATGCTCTATGGTCTTGGACTCAGGGGCTATCAATTTCGCGAGTCCGCCGGTTGCAAGCACTGTCGGATTATCGCGACTCTCCCCTTTCATCCTGGTAACGATCCCGTCCACTAAACCTACATAGCCGAAGACAATACCTGCCTGCATGGAGTTTACGGTATTTTTGGCAATTACCGACGCAGGTTTTGCTATCTCAACGCGTGGCAGTTTACTGGCTTTTTGAAAGAGTGCTTCCAGGGAAATCATTAGCCCCGGGGCAATCGCGCCACCGCAGTATTCCCCTTTGGCATTCACGTAATCAAAAGTAGTTGCGGTTCCAAAATCAACAATGATAAGCGAAGAGTGGTATCTTTCGTACCCTGCAACGGCATTCACGATACGGTCGGCGCCAACTTCCTTGGGGTTGTCATAATGAATCGGCATGCCGGTTTTGATGCCCGGACCAACGACAAATGGTTTATGCCCGAAATACTGCTGGGCAAGATGTTCGAGAACTCCAGTCAACGGTGGGACTACCGAGGAGATGATAATACCGGCAACAGATTCAGGATCCAGGCCAGACATCCGGAAAAGATCATGGAACAGAATCCCATATTCGTCATGGGTTTTCGCCTTGTCCGTAGCGATCCGCCAATTGCGCCGCAAAACGGCATCTTCATATGCCCCAATGACAATGTTGCTGTTACCGACATCTATAACAAGCAGCACTCTGACCTCCACTCTCTTGATAAATCCTGATAGTCACAGGACTTTTACATCCCCTGCCAGTACCCGCGCCATGACACCGGATTCTTTTCTTACCAGGAGTGCCCCGGAGTCGTCTATCCCGGTTGCAACCCCTTCAATCTGCTCACTTGTTCCACTGACAGCAACCCGACAGCCTATCATGCCGCATCTGGCGACCCACTCGTCACGGATAGGACCGTAACCGTTATTCAGATAATCAGTGTAGAGTGAATCGAGAGATTCCAGAAGCTGGCGGACAAACTGAAGACGGTTGATCTTTCGACCAGACTCTATTGCAAGAGATGTTGCCGGATAGCGCAAATCTTCAGGGAACTGGTCAGGCAACATGTTGAGATTGACGCCGATACCGAGAATCACGAAATTAACCCGCTCGGTCTCGGCACTCATTTCGTTGAGAAGCCCTGCCACCTTCTTGCCGTTCAAAAGGATATCGTTAGGCCATTTGATAAAAGGCGGGGTCGCAATAGAGGCTTCTATGGCCCGTGCCACAGCAACTGCAGATAAAAAGGTGAGCTGAAAAGCATCAACCGGCAAAATCGGTGGTTTGAGAATAAGAGAAGTGTATAGGTTTACCCCGGGAGGAGAATGCCAAATGCGGCCGAGCCTCCCCTTACCCTGAAGTTGGGAATCAGCAACAATGACGGTTCCTTCTTCAGCGCCATCCTCGGCAAGACGATAGGCTTCGCTATTCGTAGATCCTGTTGACGGCAGGCAGATCACCTTGCGGCCCAGAACCTTTGCGTCAAGGCCTGCGGTTAAAGCTGCTGAAGTGAGGATATCCGGAGTTGACACCAGTCTGTACCCTGACGAATGACGTGCTTCTATATTGTACCCCTGCAACCGCAACGCCTTGATATGCTTCCAAACTGCGGTTCTCGATACCTTGAGAATGGTGCTCAACTCTTCGCCGGAAACAATACCCTCCCGCTCAAGGAAAAGCTCAAGGATCTTCCTGTCTATTGATTGAGCTGGGGGATTCGCTTCCCGATTTTTCAATACTCCTCCAGCAACATGGAGATATCCATGGCCCTGGCTGAATGAGTCAGAGCCCCGACGGATATGATATCAACACCAGTATCGGCTATAGCCCGGACAGTTTCGAGAGAAACCCCTCCGGAAGCCTCCAACAGGACCTTGCCATCCACGATGGAGACAGCGCGGCGCATCGTATCAAGATCCATATTATCGAGCATTATAATATCGGCGCCGGCAGTTAAGGCTTCCTCAACCTGAGAGATTGTTTCCGTCTCAATCTCTATCTTGAGTGTGTGAGGAATGTAAGCTCTGGCGGAATTGATTGCCTGCGTTATTCCTCCGGCAGCTGCTATGTGGTTCTCCTTGATCAGGACGCCGTCGTACAAGCCAGTGCGGTGGTTTATTCCCCCGCCAACCCGCACAGCGTATTTTTCGAGCACTCGAAGCCCGGGAGTGGTTTTCCTGGTATCAACGATGCGCGCTTTTGTTCCTGACACAGCCTCGACGTATCTTGAGGTTAATGTCGCAGTACCGCACATCCGCTGCAGAAGGTTCAGAGCGACCCGTTCGCCTTGCAGCAGAATAGAGGCATCGCCTTCCATTTCGGCGATAACAGCCCCTTGAGGGATTTTGTCACCATCGGAGTTCTTTTGCGCGAAAAGTACATTCTGATCCAGGATCTTGAAAACTCTCTCGGCCACAAGTATCCCGGCAAGAACGAGCGCTTCCTTGGCAACCAGTCGTGCTTTAGCATGCCGCTTATTGGGAACAACGGCTAATGTTGTGATATCTCCGGTATGGATGTCTTCATGAAGGGCATTTTCAATAATCCGGTCGATTCCGGTCATAAGAAAACTCCAAGATAGGGTAGGCAACATATAACACAGCTTAGGCTGCCTAGCAACCGCTAATGAAGGGCTCCAAGCCGCTCAACAAAACTAGATAATTTCCTTGAAACCAGGTATTGCTGATGCTCAATGAACCGTCTCGCAGGTTGACTTATACCTCCCCCTGAACTAGAATGACCCGTAATGAACGCAACTAATGGCTCTACAACCACAATCAAATCAAAATCTTACACTCGTCTCTCCATAATTCGGAAGATCATTGTCGGATACTCGGCAATGGCGCTGTTTTCTATTGCAGCTCTGGGGTTCTCAATAAACGGGCTGGTATCACTGCATCGAACGGCCAAGGAGATTGCCCGTACTGATCTGGTATTTATAAGCAATCTCCAGAGACTGAGAGAATCTTTGGTTGCGCAAGAGCGTTATGCCGGCAAATTCCTGATTCTCGGGAGCAGCGAATTTCGTGATTTTTTTAATTCTCGGTCTCAGGAGTTCTGGAAAATCTTGAACGCCATGCAGCGAGAGAAAAACATTCCTGAGCTCCCTTCACTTTCCGCACTTTACACAAAATACCAAGCAGCCTCCATAGAGGTTTTCGCGAACAAGGAGAGCGATCCCCAACCGATGCAAAAGGTTGGCGTACAAACCCTGGCAGCAATAGATGCTATTTCGGTGAACGAGCAAAAACGTCTTAATTCAAAACTGGAAGACGCCGATCGTCGTGAAGAATCCACGCTGAATCTCACATTGATCCTTTCTTTTACCGGGTTCCTGCTTGCCACTGCAGTTGCCGTTTTTGTTACCTATTCCATATCGTCTGCCATAAGAAAACTGAAAACTGCGACCCACCGAATAGCTGAAGGCGAATTTGACTATGATCCGCAGATCCCTGAGGGTGATGAAATTGGTGATCTGGCCAGAGATTTTACCCATATGGCCGTACGCCTCAAGGAACTGGAGCAGATGAGCCTTGATGCCAGCCCTTTGACGCGGCTTCCCGGCAACATCGCTATTGAGCGAATTCTCAACAAACGCCTCTTAAGTGATGAGCCGTTTGCGGTGTGCTATGCTGATCTCGACAATTTTAAGGCATACAACGACCGTTATGGTTACATCAAGGGAAGCGAACTGATCAAGCTCACCGGGGAGATTATCTACGAAGAGGCCTCGAAATATGGCGGTGTTGATTGCTTCATAGGGCATGTTGGTGGTGACGATTTCGTCCTGGTCCTCTCTGAGGATAATTTTGACCAGGTTTGCGATGCCATAACTGCTCGTTTTGACCGTGAAATAGTTGCGCATTACTCAACTGAGGATGCAGAACGAGGCGCCATCGAAGGGAAAGACCGGTACGGGGTGCAACGCATATTCCCGTTGATGACCATCTCGATAGCGGTGCTGGTGTGCCAGCAGGGAGAGTATGATTCGGCTGTTGAGATTGCCCGAACAGCAGCACAGATTAAAGATCACGTCAAAGTCCAGCCGGGAAGCAATTACTTCGTCAACCGGAGGAAACTTAACAGATGAAGCGTATATCCTTGTGCATTGCTGCATTGCTCCTTCTCGGAGGGTGCACATTCATAAAAGACAAGTTGGGTTACCCTCGAGAAGACAAGCTTGCTGAGGCAATAAACCAGCTTGAAAAGGGTAATGAGACAGCTGCAAAAAACCTGCTTGTAGACATCAGTAACAGCCGATACTCGGTTGAAGGGGTGACCGATGATGCACTTTTCCGCTTGAGCCTGTTGCAATTACGCAGACACAATGAGGCAGAGACCATGCAGAGTATTCAAAAACGGCTAACAAAGCTCCAGACAAATTTCCCGGATAGCCAATGGTCAAGGCTGTCTTGGCCACTTACCGAATACATCACCCAGATGGAGAGTTCGAGAAACGAGCTGAAAAACCTCAAGCAAAAATACAACTCGCTATTAAAGGAAAACAAGGAGTTATCTCTTGCCAATCAGCAGATGCAGAGCGCGAATCAAACCCTGACCAAGGAAAACAAGGAAATAAATCTGAGAATTGAAAAGCTCAAGTCACTTGATATTGAGCTGGAAAAAAAGAACCGGAGATAACGAATCGGGCTATTGTCGCCACTCGAACGGCACTGAATTGCGGGCCGCTTCTGCATCCAGGGCTTCAAGTTGCCGTTCAAGCTCGGTTATCCGCTCCTCATCCCTATTAATTTCATCCTCAATCAGGTTAAGAGATTGCCGCTCAGCCCTCCTCTGGGTTACCAGCCACTTCCTGCGGAATTCATTCATTCGCTCCTTCTTTCCTTTCAACCCTTCTTTAAGCCCTTTCAACTCGCTCCTGATTGTTGTAAAACGCTGAACCCAATAATCCCTGCCATTATCGGCACTTTTCAGCTCTTGAGCAGGCGGAGGCTGCGACTGTTTCGGCTCAGGCGTTACAGCAACATCACGGTTTGCATCTGTTGTTGCATTGCTCTCTTTAGGTTCCAGGTTAATAGCCTTTTTTCGATATTTACCCGGAATTGACGCCGGGTTGTCACTGAAATGCACGCCATTACTATCTTCCCACTTGTACATGGCGGCCAAGGAGGTACTCTCCAATGCACCGACCTGCAGACCAATCACCAAGAGCCAGAACCCTTTAATTTTCATTGTATTTGCTCCTTCAAAGCAGGTAATTTTCAATTTGACGTATATGCGTTACCTTGTGTATAGTGTTTGC
This window of the Geoanaerobacter pelophilus genome carries:
- a CDS encoding biotin--[acetyl-CoA-carboxylase] ligase, which translates into the protein MKNREANPPAQSIDRKILELFLEREGIVSGEELSTILKVSRTAVWKHIKALRLQGYNIEARHSSGYRLVSTPDILTSAALTAGLDAKVLGRKVICLPSTGSTNSEAYRLAEDGAEEGTVIVADSQLQGKGRLGRIWHSPPGVNLYTSLILKPPILPVDAFQLTFLSAVAVARAIEASIATPPFIKWPNDILLNGKKVAGLLNEMSAETERVNFVILGIGVNLNMLPDQFPEDLRYPATSLAIESGRKINRLQFVRQLLESLDSLYTDYLNNGYGPIRDEWVARCGMIGCRVAVSGTSEQIEGVATGIDDSGALLVRKESGVMARVLAGDVKVL
- a CDS encoding type III pantothenate kinase; its protein translation is MLLVIDVGNSNIVIGAYEDAVLRRNWRIATDKAKTHDEYGILFHDLFRMSGLDPESVAGIIISSVVPPLTGVLEHLAQQYFGHKPFVVGPGIKTGMPIHYDNPKEVGADRIVNAVAGYERYHSSLIIVDFGTATTFDYVNAKGEYCGGAIAPGLMISLEALFQKASKLPRVEIAKPASVIAKNTVNSMQAGIVFGYVGLVDGIVTRMKGESRDNPTVLATGGLAKLIAPESKTIEHIEEFLTLEGLRILYERNK
- a CDS encoding DUF4124 domain-containing protein; protein product: MKIKGFWLLVIGLQVGALESTSLAAMYKWEDSNGVHFSDNPASIPGKYRKKAINLEPKESNATTDANRDVAVTPEPKQSQPPPAQELKSADNGRDYWVQRFTTIRSELKGLKEGLKGKKERMNEFRRKWLVTQRRAERQSLNLIEDEINRDEERITELERQLEALDAEAARNSVPFEWRQ
- a CDS encoding HAMP domain-containing protein; the encoded protein is MNATNGSTTTIKSKSYTRLSIIRKIIVGYSAMALFSIAALGFSINGLVSLHRTAKEIARTDLVFISNLQRLRESLVAQERYAGKFLILGSSEFRDFFNSRSQEFWKILNAMQREKNIPELPSLSALYTKYQAASIEVFANKESDPQPMQKVGVQTLAAIDAISVNEQKRLNSKLEDADRREESTLNLTLILSFTGFLLATAVAVFVTYSISSAIRKLKTATHRIAEGEFDYDPQIPEGDEIGDLARDFTHMAVRLKELEQMSLDASPLTRLPGNIAIERILNKRLLSDEPFAVCYADLDNFKAYNDRYGYIKGSELIKLTGEIIYEEASKYGGVDCFIGHVGGDDFVLVLSEDNFDQVCDAITARFDREIVAHYSTEDAERGAIEGKDRYGVQRIFPLMTISIAVLVCQQGEYDSAVEIARTAAQIKDHVKVQPGSNYFVNRRKLNR
- the nadC gene encoding carboxylating nicotinate-nucleotide diphosphorylase yields the protein MTGIDRIIENALHEDIHTGDITTLAVVPNKRHAKARLVAKEALVLAGILVAERVFKILDQNVLFAQKNSDGDKIPQGAVIAEMEGDASILLQGERVALNLLQRMCGTATLTSRYVEAVSGTKARIVDTRKTTPGLRVLEKYAVRVGGGINHRTGLYDGVLIKENHIAAAGGITQAINSARAYIPHTLKIEIETETISQVEEALTAGADIIMLDNMDLDTMRRAVSIVDGKVLLEASGGVSLETVRAIADTGVDIISVGALTHSARAMDISMLLEEY